ttatatttttttttatgaaaatgttttgatgttttattgtgattggaaataaaatttgaaaattctctGTAACCTAACCGAGTTAACTCGAAAACTCAGACGAGTCAGCCGAGTTTTACCGATTCCCAGCCGAGTTCGTGCATTATACTGTATCTGGTATCGGTCTCGTCGTGGCAGGTGTCGAGGCGGATACGACTCGGTCGAGTTGTACCGGACTCGGCCGATACTTTGAACCCTGAATCCATTTGCTTAATCCCACGCATGCCACCAATCCTTCTTAAACCTTTTAAACCTATTTCATGCTCACCACCTCATCCATCTTAGCCTCTATCCAACCCATTGTTTCATGCCCACCGAACGTACCCATCTTTGTCACTACTTGTGGTTCCACTCAACACCACCCTTTATATATAACCGTTCTTCACACTTCCTATAACTTATCCTCTGCCCAATCGCCTGGCTACCTTGCCCATTCTCTTATATGCATGGCCCACATggtattttccattttgaccggAACAAATGAAGATAATATGGAAACAATTGGTGATGATTACTCTGTAGAATCCATAAATGGTAGGAGGCCATTCTATGCCTTTCTCAATGTCGGATTTGTGAAAGCATCGACTGGCAATCATATGTTTGGTGTTTTGAAGAGAGCACTGGATGGTAACTTGAACATTCCCCACGGCGCCAGGATGCATGCAAAGTTAGATTTAaatgaggccatgagatcagtTGACTTCTCGCGTTTAGAAGAAATAGATGATGCCTTGCTGTTTGACAGATGTTCGCAATAGGAGCTACATGCTATGCGTTGAGTGCGCTTGATTGCTGCTATGAGATGGTTTGGTCCAGAAAATGCCATGGTGTCGACGTGGATATTCATATGTGGTGAACGGCTTGGAAGACGTACATGAGCAGATCGGTGCATTCTTTTCCACCGCTTTGAAGGATGGCAAACATGAATATGTCAGTGTTAGTGGAAATTTTCCCACTATTCCTCAAGCTTTGTTCTCGTCTCCATCGATCCTTTCTTGCCCAGATTGTTCTAGCTATTCAAGTCACCTCATGTCTCTATACGGAAGCTTTCACTGGGATCAATAAATCAGTTCATTATTCTAATGCCCACTGCTTTATTCATGTCCATGAATCAATGCCTCCAAGGTTTGTTTGTTCTTGCTCATGACCTTATTGCGGAGATTCGAAAATTGGTTTATGTTGCTTTTGTCCAACTGGTTGGAGTTCAGCATGCTGTCCCGTAGCCACATATGAGGAATATAATTGAATACATGTTGCAAGCCGACCAGGACGCTGATGATGAAATTGCTCTTGAGTCTTGTGAATTTTGGTCAACCTACTGTGAAGTGTAGTTAGATCATGAACTTTTAAGAGAATTCTTACCACATTTGATTCCAGCTCTATTGTCAAATATGGTTTATGCTGAGGATGATGAGTCACTTGTAGATGCAGAGGAGGACGAGTCTATCCTGGATAGAGATCAGGATCTAAAGCCTCGCTTCCATTCATCACAatcacatggactagatgaTATGAAGAATGAGGCGGAATAGGAGATTACCCTTTTGAGGCAGTATGGTCAGGTTTAGAACTTATATGGTGTGCTCAACTCCTCGAAAACACGGGTTGATTGAGAAATCCATGATTATTTAGATTTTGAAGCAGGAGTTGATAGAAAAGTCCTCGGAGCAGGATGTTTATGAGAGTCACTGCACTCATTATTTCAGCGGCCAAAAGGGGTTGTTGCTAACATCATTTTGCATCATGATGTGAATCACTTTCTTCTTTCATCTGGGAGTGATGAAACAGTTGTAGGAGTGTGAGACCTCATAAGCAAGAAGTGTGTGGCGACCCTGGAAAGGCATGTTTCAGCAGTGATGTCTTTGACAATGTTTGAAGATGGATGAATCATGCTCAATGCTGTAAGGGACGAGGTTGTGAATTTGTGAAACCTTCATGACCATAGTTACGAATTGGTTGTCCCAACATATAAGGTGCTTGAAGGCGTATTTGTGAACCATTCCGAGTCTCTCTCTTCTTCATCTctaaattcatataaatagtGGAGGGATATGAAGAAGCAAAGTGAGTCACTAGCAATTCATTTTATCACAGTTGGAGAATGTGAGATGGTTCAAATATGGGACACTGACGGTGCAGTTCGCCTATTTGAGCAGCAATCCTCGGATGTCACCGTTAGCTCAGACAATTATGATTCTAAAAAAGGGTTTCATTGTTGCCATTATCATGCCTTTAGATCAAGGATTGCTTTGTGCAACTACTGATCAACAATTTCTTTTCTATTGACCTGTTATGAAGAGACGTTGAAGTGAATGCTAAATAAAAGGCTTATAGGATATGATGAAGGGATTGTGGGTATGAAGTGTTACGGTGATGATGAACAATTTCTTGCTGTTGCTACAAGTCTTAAACAGGTATAAGTGCACGACCTTGCCTCCATGTCATGTTCCTATGTATTGTTAGATCACACTAGCATTATTCTTTACCGCGATGTCACCCGAAGCCCTTGAGGTTATGAGGAAAGTCATGAATGAATCTGTAAGGATTCTGGCGAAATGCGATGAGCTCACTCTTGAAGGTATCAAACAGTTTTTATGTCAATGTTGGTAAAGAAGGATGACAGCTGCAAGCATCATTGGCTACCCCGTACTCAACCCAATCATTCCACCCTGGGCCCACTCATACGTTGCATGACCACCTTTGGGCCACGTTCCATCTCCCGCTTTATcatctttgattttgaaaaataattcccTAAACCTCATTTTGCGtataatattctaaattttaattttctaaataatttcaaatctccAAAGTTTCCcatctttagtatttttttcttagGTTCCGAAAATCcgcttttcaataaaattttgctgccatctttctttctggcaagCAATCCTTACATTTcctctgttttttaaaattttaaaataagcaagaatcaaattttgtaattcctaGTGATGGAATTTACAAATTTGgttcatacaaaataaatgggttttgatgggggcccaacatcagaggagctttatttaaaaataaagttgagtGAAGTATGATAtctaatgatttattattttgtttagtgatgcatgtgaCATATTTTATGCTCATTCTTGTGTACTAACCTCCTCTCTTGATAGTGCATAGTGGCTCGTTGTCCAGGTATGCACCATTTCTCACTCttgtcattctctatgcatgttctgATTCTCATATATGCATAATCGTTctgggtatccattgatttccttaccaattgccatgattacttcattttattagtagagactcatttttagggacttagaggggtgatACGACCTTTACtgtaccttctcgataagtaacctgacccttgaacccgatccgatttttcacaaaccaccttttccaaataaggagtcacacttagggtttttctttcttattttgtttactctttaaaaataaaataaaaataagtggcgactccaaatcattttcataatcaataaatcatttttcaaaataaaaatcgagtttgccatcgagtggaagcgcattgagccgaaatgcagggtccacatcCCTATATTTAAAGTGTTTGACATTACTTCTATCAAAATATTGTTAATGAAAGTGTATTATGTaagagtgtttttaaaaaaatcatctatcaaatgtttctccaaaaaatactataagtaattttttaatactagaaataattttttaaattttcaaaagtgttttctaaattttatcaaatacctaatttaatttttctttttcaaaaaggctttttaaattaaaaacattttataaaattactatcaaacctTGTaagcttttcaaaaaaaagtatttgaaattgagtgatgaaaattagaaacaaaaaatagatgtaaaataaaatggttATAATACTGTTGTAGTTCAACGGtggaatattataaatatataatttatatattattaaaattaaaaataattataaaaattaaaattatatataaataattaaaaattttaaaatattatgttattttatctttaatattatcATGAAATTATAATGAATAGTTATGAAgagtaaatttataatatttagttgTTTAAAAGATACATCATatctcaaaaaattgaaataaattattattgattttatttatgttttagtaccttttatataaatatatttttatttcattaatattttcgTTAGGTACATGTGATTTTGAGTACATTCCAAAATCTCAATACTTATGAGTTACAATTGTCAAATCATCTTCTTTGATGTTTGGACGACGTCGATGAATTTCTAAGTTTAGAAAAGGTTGAAGTGGGGTCCGCATCTGTGAGTGAGTTTTGTTAAAAATCTTGAAATGGGCCCCACCATTTGAAGTTTTGAGTGAACAAAAGTGGGTATGCTGAATGATACGTGGGACCCGCCTGCTAAAGAGAGAGCAAAAATGACAAACGGATCGAAATCGGGCCACTTGGTCCACTGGTAATACCATTACAAGTTGATTGGTATTCCGACCCAAAAACCGAACAGGATCTGCCTGTTCTACTTAAGAGTACAAAAATAATCCGGGAAGATATACCAACGATCGATATATTCGGAAATTTTCGtgtttccactttttttttttaatttaatttaatgtctttttttttaatctcaaattgataaaaatattcgtacttttatcttataaaaataatattttttataaaatttatatgtaaatatttgaaatggtaaaaacataaatatgtcTTACATTAATATGGGGGCCtacattttatatgttttatgtTTGTTGATACCTGGTTAATCGAGGATGGATTCCTTCTTTGTGGTGGTAGTGAAGACTCTCATCCAAATATGGAACCTGAACTTCTTGCTTTCCTActgattactactaaaaaagagcatattttagataataattctcatgagtttcatatattttgagtagtaattatacctaaaacactcaattaacatgttgttgcccttgcaagagttactaacaagttttatgaagttttggagtcatttcaaggtatgattttaataaattggtgacaaaagaaatgaatcaaattgaagaaaacaaataaagttgatgatgatccaaatgcataatgaaagaagtaatGCAATGTACttggaccaagctttggagcttatTTGAATGTGGTTGAGGTggattcaaaagaaagaaatggaaaaaatggaaaaaaggggttgaaaaattaagtatttccatttcgcatgatcatgcgaaaatttcgcatagttGTGCGAAATGGACCAGAAAGCAATTTTGACTGCAACTCAAAGGGAAAACTAAAAActaatttcgcatgaccatgcgaaaatTTCTCACAGGTGAAAATGCTCCAGGAAGGTGAAATTGGTGTTGATGCATTTTCCATTTTGCACAGTCATGCAAAATTGTTGGAGCTTGTGCGAAAATGTCGGATCTCATGCGAAAAGGGCATTTTGTTACTAAACTCCAGATTTCTTGGggaagacctcttagatgatgctaagtgtccacttgaccttggcttataaatagaaacttgattttctcatttaaagAGACTTTTagacattttctaattgtagaattttccaaatttcctttttctatagAATTTtctactttccttcattttctctcgtttctcactagccaaacatgccttatgagaccaaatctccaagcatgagtggctaaatcttgtttttcttgGAGGAGGGAAGATTTAGAGgtaagatctatggtgaattagagaaattggcttgaattgcaaaggtaatttgatccaattgattgattaattgaaatttggggatttttctcttcaaattgtcttggatgattactataATGCAAGCTaagtagattcatcaaattcttaaagctagatttgaCGAGATTAAATAGtagcattgtgtgaatcattggaagataatttaagatgaattaaatatatgatttgaattgatctcttggattaaatgacctaatttgaagagaaattagatctagacctaaagctaaatcaaaaatcggtttagatgaaaattttggttttcaatctaaattgatgaaaattagatctcaacatctattcaccatgaaaattgtttcctagaaaatcctaactccgacaATTTcaccttttattaattttcttctattttatatttcatttttcttctcaattttagaCCATTGTTAACTTGATTTTTcatcatgaattttcaaatcaatttcacttgatcacattcatttcttatcatttcattcaagccttaattaccgagaataatccatcctagtggacgatacctaaaaaccactatactatggtagtttgtactaaaaccatttttgatcgAGTACAAGCTACtttagaatagtgaattaggctataaattgtgttttgacGCTATAAACGACGAAAAATCAAGTGATCACCTGCACACAGATGTTCGGACAggttgtccggacacaccctccgaagcttaagtcaGATTAGAAAcccttagagagagagagagagagagagttggtCAAAAAACTCACAGTGTCCTCTTCTGTTTCATTACAATAGggtttttataatattcaaagGTGGAGAGAGGCTCAACGGTGCTAAGTTGGTCTTTGTACTGATGATTGCCCAGTAGTGACAGAGTAATCATCACATCTGGAAGGTAGTTGGGGGCTGTGTTAGGAGGTGTGCCATGACACAGCTTATTGTCCTTTCCACCTTGTTGATGGCCTAGACTGAGCGTGCCTATTGACTGAAGCAAACGCGAGGATGAGGAAAGTCCCATCAGTCGATCTGGTATCAGTTAGCCATGGTCTCGTATATCATAAAAGACTTGAGGCTATCAGGGAGGTGCGGGCCGCTCAGTGGTGCAAATGGTCTAGACAAGATGTTCCTGAATGCCTTGAAGGTCATCCGAACAATGATGAGAGATGTGACACGTGGCCTAGTCAGAACGATCTATGTGGACAAACGCATGGAAATATTTGTGGGTGGACAAGTGGGAGAAGGCCCCTACAATGCCCCATTTCAAAACATGCGCTTATGTCCGGGCAGGGGTGGACGAACTGAAATTGTCCCTGGAGTCCCCTAGTGTGAGTGAGACACGTGTCAATCGCTTACTGGAGGGACACTTTCATAGAGGTATTTTTCTAGGAGAAGTGTTGCTTCGGGTTATGTACTATGACGACTGTCTTTTAGGATCCCTAGGGTTTTGTTCCCCTATAAAAAGGGGAAACTCAAGCCTTTTGGGATTTTACTTGAACTTTTCTTGCTCTAAAGGCTTTTTCTCAAGCCATTACCCCCCTGCACTCTATAATCTCCAGTCACTATCGTCCCGTCGTCCTACCGTCTATTATCTCTTATGTCTCTTACATTCTGTACTGTTGCGACCCTAGTGGTTGTTCATCTTCCTGGTAGCCTCACATTTTTCACCAGTTTTGGTCTAAAAGGGCTTAGTTTCTTCCAATAGTATTTCTTTTGACTTTTGGTAAACCTTCTCTTCC
Above is a genomic segment from Vitis riparia cultivar Riparia Gloire de Montpellier isolate 1030 chromosome 7, EGFV_Vit.rip_1.0, whole genome shotgun sequence containing:
- the LOC117918086 gene encoding 60S ribosomal protein L5-like, giving the protein MVFSILTGTNEDNMETIGDDYSVESINGRRPFYAFLNVGFVKASTGNHMFGVLKRALDGNLNIPHGARMHAKLDLNEAMRSVDFSRLEEIDDALLFDRSLLSNMVYAEDDESLVDAEEDESILDRDQDLKPRFHSSQSHGLDDMKNEAE